GAGCTTGCCGACATTGTGGACGGCTTTGGGGTGGGCACCAGCGTGTCTGCAGCACCTCCCATAGACTTCGCCCTCGACATCGTGGAAAAAGAGGGTGTGCCGTGTGCCAAGCGGGGTAAATGGGGTGGAAGAAAGCAGGTGTGGAGGAACTGGGATACGCTTGAGGGGCGGATTACGCCCTTTGGAGCACACGTGGATGGAATGGAGCCAGTGCTCGAAAAGGTGATGGAGGATGGCAGGATACTCATCCAGAGCAACCATCACGATGCGAGAGAGCACCTGCTCTCACAGCTCGAGGTGCTCCGCGGGAGGGAGTAACTCACTCCTCCTCGATGTCTATCCTCTTGATTTCCCTCCTCTCCTCACTCAGCTGCTTGGCGGCCATTGCCCTAAGTGCCAGCAGCATCTCCCTCTTGGCGTTCTTGAGATGTCTTGCCGCCTCTGGGCTGTACACCGTGTTTATAAGCCAGCACAGTGGGCACAGCTGCCAGCATTCTGTCCTTTCTTTCTCCATTTCATCCCTCCACAAACGTTATATCGAGTATTCCATCCTTGAGGGTGCTCTTTGTGGCACGTCTGCCCGCCAGCGTGGTCGGAAGGGCGATTATTCGCTTGTATGTACCCACGACCACCACGAGCTCTTCGCCCCTCTGAAAGAGCTCCACCCTCTCCTTGGTGACAAAGGGGAGGTGCATTCTCAGCGTGTACGTCCCATCGGATGAGGATACTGTAAACTGGGGCTCGGTGTGCAGCACCCCCGTGGGGTCCACATCGCCGTACAGCTCTCCTGCCAGCCTTTTCAGCATCTCGATGCCCACCATCTCCCTCTCAAACAGCTTGACCTTGAAGATGGGAAGGGGCGAAAACGACTCCTCTATCAGCCTTAGATACTCCTGCTGCAGCCTCACCCATTTGGAAAAGTACCCCTCTCTTGCCTCCTCTGGGGGAATCACCCTGTTCACTATGGCGGCATCCACCGTGAGCCCGTAGAGGGAGAGGTATGAGTAGAACCTGTGGGTCTCCTTGATCACCATCTTCTCTGGATTGAGCACGAACCTGATGGTGGTCCTCGAGGGGTCCTTGAGGATGCTGGCAAACGCCCTCACCTGCTCATACACGTCCTCGAGCGAGTCGAACACACTGTCCTCTGGAAGCGGTATGCCTACATGCTTGGTCACTGGCCTTAGCACCTTTGCTGCCTTGCGCTCTATGTCGAACAGGTGCTCCATATACCACTCAATCACATCTGGGAACGTCAGAAACTGCAGCGTTCCTGCCGTTGGGGCACAGTCCACGAGCACCACATCGAACCTTCCACTCTCATCGAACTCCTTTAACCGCATGAGGCTGAAGAGCTCCTCCATCCCCGGGAACAGTATGAACTCCTCTGCCTCCATTCCCTCCACGCCCTGGGCCCTGAGGAACGTCATGAAGTAGTCCTGAATCGCACCCCAGTTTTTCTTCAGCTCCTCGATGGGGTTGACCTCCATTGCCCACAGGTTCTCCGTTATCTTGGTGGGCTCGTCGTGCAGCTCCACATCGAAGGAGTCTGAGAGGCTGTGGGCGGTGTCGGTGGACACGACCACCGTTCGTTTGCCAAGCTCTGCGCACCGTATTCCAGTGGCAGCGCACACGGTGGTCTTGCCCACTCCTCCCTTGCCAGTGTACAGTATCGTCCTCATGTCACTCACTCGAGTATTCTCACCTCAATATGTGGGGCGCGCTGCTTGAGCTGTAGCGCAAAGCTATGGGCGTCCTGCTCGAGACCTGAGAGGTAGTTGTAGTGCATGGGAATGACCACCTTGGGGCTGATTTTGCACGCAGCCTCCACAGCCTCCGTGGGGCTCATGGTGTATGTGCCCCCTATGGGCAGAAGGGCGACATCTGCCCTCACATTTTCCATCTCGGGAACGAGGTCGGTATCGCCAGCGTGGTAGATGCGCACACCACCCATCTCTATGATGAAGCCCACACCGAGCCCTCTTGGATGAAAGGGCTTGCCGATGTTGTATGCTGGCACTGCCTCCACCCTCACGCCATCGACATCAATGACATCACCGTCCTTCACCCTGCGGCACTGAATGCCAACAAGGGAGCTTGCACACCCCCTCGTTGTAATCACCACGCCGTCCTCCCTGAGGATGCGCATGATGTTGTCGCGAGGGCAGTGGTCGTAGTGCTCGTGGGTGGCGAGCACGATGTCGGCCATGGGGGGCTCATCATCCAACACGTATGGGTCGATGTACATTACCTTCCCGACACCGCTCAGCCTGAAGGAGGCATGACCAAGCCATGTGATCTCTATGTTCTCATAGGTAGTGCTGGACATGCTTACTACTCTCGGGGATGAGGATAAAAACCCTTTGAAAGGTGGGTGCAAAGCCCTATATACTGCTTTTTGAAATCCAGCATCAATGCCAGCAGAGTTCGAGATTGCAGGTCATCTGGAGGTTAGGGATGGGCATCTTCACATT
The sequence above is a segment of the Methermicoccus shengliensis DSM 18856 genome. Coding sequences within it:
- a CDS encoding ArsA family ATPase is translated as MRTILYTGKGGVGKTTVCAATGIRCAELGKRTVVVSTDTAHSLSDSFDVELHDEPTKITENLWAMEVNPIEELKKNWGAIQDYFMTFLRAQGVEGMEAEEFILFPGMEELFSLMRLKEFDESGRFDVVLVDCAPTAGTLQFLTFPDVIEWYMEHLFDIERKAAKVLRPVTKHVGIPLPEDSVFDSLEDVYEQVRAFASILKDPSRTTIRFVLNPEKMVIKETHRFYSYLSLYGLTVDAAIVNRVIPPEEAREGYFSKWVRLQQEYLRLIEESFSPLPIFKVKLFEREMVGIEMLKRLAGELYGDVDPTGVLHTEPQFTVSSSDGTYTLRMHLPFVTKERVELFQRGEELVVVVGTYKRIIALPTTLAGRRATKSTLKDGILDITFVEG
- a CDS encoding MBL fold metallo-hydrolase, which translates into the protein MSSTTYENIEITWLGHASFRLSGVGKVMYIDPYVLDDEPPMADIVLATHEHYDHCPRDNIMRILREDGVVITTRGCASSLVGIQCRRVKDGDVIDVDGVRVEAVPAYNIGKPFHPRGLGVGFIIEMGGVRIYHAGDTDLVPEMENVRADVALLPIGGTYTMSPTEAVEAACKISPKVVIPMHYNYLSGLEQDAHSFALQLKQRAPHIEVRILE